The following proteins come from a genomic window of Gimesia chilikensis:
- a CDS encoding gamma-glutamyl-gamma-aminobutyrate hydrolase family protein: MSKKPLIGITGDFRPEQKQTQALSWFYTGYYDSVTDAGGIPVMVPPLADDDDLKQMLEQLDGLVLSGCALDLDPIRLGFEKHPASRAMPLRREDFDRRVCTMAMEMKMPLLAIGSGMQLMNVISGGTLHQHVTEDVPGAMYHRDGVEANLRHIIDIVPGTRVDKMYGPGEIRVNSQHHMAVKYVSKMFVVSATAPDGVVEAIEVPDEDWFCVGVQWHPQNHSASALDMQVFENFLAACEEPEPQILQMPVRKAA, encoded by the coding sequence ATGTCAAAAAAACCTCTGATCGGAATTACCGGAGACTTTCGCCCCGAGCAAAAACAGACACAGGCACTGAGCTGGTTCTACACAGGCTACTATGACTCAGTGACCGATGCCGGCGGAATTCCCGTCATGGTTCCCCCGCTTGCCGATGACGATGACTTGAAACAAATGCTCGAACAGCTGGACGGTCTGGTACTTTCGGGTTGTGCTCTGGACCTGGATCCGATTCGCCTGGGATTCGAAAAACACCCTGCTTCCCGCGCCATGCCCCTGCGTCGTGAAGACTTTGATCGTCGTGTCTGCACCATGGCCATGGAAATGAAAATGCCGTTGTTGGCCATCGGATCTGGTATGCAGCTGATGAATGTCATCAGTGGTGGAACACTGCACCAGCATGTCACTGAAGATGTTCCCGGTGCCATGTATCACCGTGATGGTGTTGAAGCTAACCTGCGACATATCATTGATATCGTACCTGGTACCCGCGTTGATAAAATGTATGGACCTGGAGAAATTCGGGTGAACAGCCAGCATCACATGGCTGTGAAATATGTTTCCAAAATGTTTGTGGTTTCTGCAACAGCACCGGATGGTGTTGTTGAAGCGATCGAAGTACCTGATGAAGACTGGTTCTGTGTCGGCGTGCAGTGGCACCCGCAGAATCATTCTGCTTCCGCTCTGGATATGCAGGTCTTCGAAAACTTCCTGGCTGCCTGCGAAGAGCCAGAACCACAAATTCTGCAAATGCCTGTCCGCAAAGCAGCGTGA
- a CDS encoding segregation and condensation protein A codes for MTTAQYKVELQIYSGPLDLLLYLIRRNELDILDLPVATITSSFNEFLDVLELIDLDLVGDFLVMASTLAEIKSRMVLPRAEEEEIAEVIDDPRSDLIQQLLEYKKFKDAANALEEHAAEWQERYPRLSDERPKSGKDPAEDLIKEVELWDLVSALARVVKRKEVEEESSITYDDTPISTYVERIGARVRQEGKLAFSAFFEGEKLRSRITGIFLAILELLRHHHFRADQPEDYGEIWIMAPLPETQDSESAPIAETTDASVTEHAEEEVASVETNDPEMVQTAQIEVEALPESGETEPDQVASDAVAPEDGAAKSDQSEVDPSDDTDPESLHPEA; via the coding sequence ATGACGACTGCCCAATATAAGGTCGAGTTGCAGATATACAGTGGTCCATTAGACCTGCTGTTATACCTGATCCGGCGGAATGAGCTCGACATTCTGGACCTGCCTGTGGCTACGATTACGTCATCCTTCAATGAGTTTCTGGACGTGCTGGAACTGATTGATCTGGATCTGGTGGGTGACTTTCTGGTGATGGCGAGTACTCTGGCGGAAATTAAAAGCCGGATGGTGCTTCCCCGGGCCGAAGAAGAAGAAATTGCGGAAGTGATTGACGATCCCCGCAGCGATCTGATTCAGCAGTTGCTGGAATACAAGAAGTTCAAAGATGCAGCGAACGCTCTGGAAGAACATGCTGCCGAATGGCAGGAACGCTATCCCCGTTTGTCAGATGAACGGCCCAAATCGGGTAAGGATCCTGCAGAGGATCTCATCAAGGAAGTCGAGCTTTGGGACCTGGTCAGTGCGCTGGCCCGCGTAGTGAAACGCAAAGAGGTCGAAGAGGAGTCGAGCATTACGTATGACGACACGCCAATTTCTACCTATGTGGAGCGAATTGGAGCACGCGTGCGTCAGGAAGGGAAGCTCGCCTTCAGTGCGTTTTTTGAAGGCGAAAAACTGCGCAGTCGGATCACCGGGATCTTTCTGGCGATATTGGAACTACTTCGTCATCATCATTTCCGGGCAGATCAGCCGGAAGACTACGGCGAAATCTGGATTATGGCTCCCTTGCCCGAAACGCAAGACTCAGAAAGCGCTCCGATAGCGGAGACTACTGACGCGTCGGTAACTGAGCATGCGGAAGAGGAAGTTGCCAGTGTCGAAACAAATGATCCCGAGATGGTGCAGACAGCTCAGATAGAAGTAGAGGCACTTCCCGAGTCGGGTGAGACTGAGCCTGATCAAGTCGCTTCGGATGCTGTAGCTCCTGAGGACGGAGCTGCTAAGAGCGATCAATCAGAGGTAGATCCAAGTGACGACACCGATCCGGAATCACTCCATCCGGAAGCATAG
- the uvrB gene encoding excinuclease ABC subunit UvrB — translation MSVFQLQSDFQPSGDQPRAIDGLVKGIKEGKSDQVLLGVTGSGKTFTMANVIAELGRPALILSHNKTLAAQLYSEFKEFFPNNAVTYFVSYYDYYQPEAYIPQRDIYIEKDASINDEIDRLRLLATSALVSRRDVIVVASVSCIYGLGSPKDYLEMMIPLRVGEEIDRDDMLRRLVDIQYDRNNVELARARFRVRGDVVECWPAYEEFAYRIEFWGDEIENLAIIDPLTGEVLRTVNEAYIYPAKHFVLPQERIESAIKEIQTELDERLQVLQSEGKLLESQRLSARTRYDMELLEEVGFCPGIENYSRALAGRKPGSPPDTLLDFFPDDFLLFVDESHVTVSQIRAMFAGDRSRKTNLVDHGFRLPMALDNRPLTFEEWNERRKQTVFVSATPGDWELERVEGEVVEQVIRPTGLIDPAIRIVPARGQVPHLKEEILKRVEVNERVLVTTLTKRLAEDLSSYFQEEGIRCAWLHSELDAFERVEILRGLREQKYDVVVGINLLREGLDIPEVSLVAILDADKEGFLRSETSLIQTIGRSARHVNAEVILYADRVTPSMQSAIEETDRRRAIQEEYNREHNITPETIRKAIKRGIEDEIEARQFVRESVGFSDESEYITQEFLNELESEMLEAAEKLEFERAALLRDRIDDLKKSGGKATKSASGKSSGRGGKKGKRQRRRR, via the coding sequence ATGTCCGTGTTTCAGTTACAGAGTGACTTTCAACCTTCGGGAGATCAGCCTCGTGCTATCGATGGACTGGTGAAAGGCATCAAAGAAGGCAAGTCTGATCAGGTTCTGCTGGGGGTGACCGGATCCGGTAAAACGTTCACGATGGCCAATGTGATCGCAGAACTGGGGCGCCCTGCTCTGATACTGTCGCACAATAAAACTCTGGCAGCGCAATTGTATTCTGAATTCAAAGAGTTCTTTCCGAATAATGCAGTCACCTATTTCGTAAGTTATTACGACTACTATCAGCCGGAAGCCTATATTCCCCAGCGCGATATTTATATTGAAAAAGACGCTTCGATCAATGATGAAATTGATCGACTCCGGCTTCTGGCGACTAGTGCCCTTGTCAGTCGGCGGGACGTGATCGTGGTTGCCAGCGTGAGTTGTATCTATGGTTTAGGGTCACCGAAAGACTACCTGGAGATGATGATTCCCCTGCGTGTGGGAGAGGAGATTGACCGGGATGATATGCTCCGCAGACTGGTAGATATTCAGTATGATCGCAACAACGTTGAACTGGCGCGAGCCCGGTTTCGCGTGAGAGGCGACGTAGTCGAATGCTGGCCCGCATATGAAGAGTTCGCCTATCGGATCGAGTTCTGGGGAGACGAAATCGAAAACCTGGCGATCATTGATCCTTTGACGGGCGAGGTGTTGCGAACTGTCAACGAGGCCTACATTTACCCTGCCAAGCACTTTGTTCTCCCGCAGGAACGGATTGAATCAGCGATTAAAGAGATTCAGACAGAATTGGATGAGCGGCTGCAGGTGTTACAGAGCGAAGGGAAGCTGCTGGAATCTCAGCGGCTCAGTGCCCGGACCCGCTACGATATGGAACTGCTGGAAGAGGTTGGCTTTTGCCCGGGTATCGAGAATTACAGCCGTGCTCTGGCGGGCAGAAAACCAGGTTCCCCACCGGATACACTGCTGGACTTCTTTCCTGATGATTTCCTGTTGTTCGTAGATGAATCGCACGTAACAGTCTCTCAGATTCGAGCCATGTTTGCCGGGGATCGTTCGCGTAAGACAAACCTGGTCGACCATGGATTCCGGTTGCCAATGGCTCTCGATAACCGGCCTCTCACCTTCGAAGAATGGAACGAACGCCGTAAGCAGACTGTTTTCGTTTCCGCGACACCAGGCGACTGGGAGCTGGAACGCGTTGAGGGGGAAGTTGTTGAACAGGTCATTCGACCCACGGGGCTGATTGATCCTGCGATACGCATTGTCCCGGCTCGCGGTCAGGTGCCTCATCTGAAGGAAGAAATTCTCAAGCGGGTGGAGGTAAATGAACGTGTGCTGGTAACGACCCTGACCAAGCGGCTGGCGGAGGATCTGTCGTCTTATTTTCAGGAAGAAGGCATTCGCTGCGCATGGCTGCATTCTGAACTTGATGCCTTTGAGCGGGTTGAAATCTTAAGGGGGCTCCGCGAGCAGAAGTATGATGTGGTTGTGGGGATCAACCTGTTGCGCGAAGGGCTGGATATTCCGGAAGTGTCACTGGTCGCCATTCTGGATGCTGATAAGGAAGGCTTTCTGCGAAGTGAAACGAGTCTGATTCAGACAATCGGGCGTTCGGCACGGCATGTGAATGCTGAGGTGATTCTCTATGCAGATCGGGTGACTCCCAGTATGCAGAGTGCGATTGAGGAAACAGATCGCCGCCGCGCGATTCAGGAAGAGTACAACCGCGAGCACAACATCACTCCGGAAACGATTCGCAAGGCGATTAAGCGGGGGATTGAAGACGAAATTGAGGCGCGCCAGTTTGTGAGGGAGTCAGTCGGCTTTTCGGATGAGTCGGAATACATTACCCAGGAGTTTCTCAATGAACTGGAAAGCGAAATGCTTGAAGCAGCGGAGAAACTGGAGTTCGAGCGGGCGGCACTCCTGCGAGACCGAATTGACGATCTGAAAAAGTCGGGAGGCAAAGCAACCAAGTCAGCGTCAGGGAAATCATCCGGCAGGGGCGGCAAAAAAGGGAAACGTCAACGCCGCAGACGTTGA
- a CDS encoding excinuclease ABC subunit UvrA, with protein sequence MTELSHGEATQSPETPAIQLRGVRVHNLKNIDLDLPLQQLVTVCGVSGSGKTSLAFDTLYAEGQRRYLETLSPAARQFIHQLPKPDADRITRIPPTVALKQNAGRRAATGKTLEPNVGIESGVQNYLRLLFSTLGEVICSNCQIPVKPQSPESVLTFIHSLPEQTRFQICFPLGSVFDRPTDKLLAELIQQGLTRAIIDHQSCKLDEMGNNSSITNNCLIVLDRLSTRKADDQRILESLELAFTESAGTATLLVEQPPASQPKDTPFLVDEQEWYRCDFFSSLTCTRCQESYLKPEPQLFNFYSQMGACPVCRGTGTDPQSGELSCRSCQGSRLNSTARAVRIADLNIDELGAQAIPQINSWLSHLDSTPTATSLVREITNRLQTLEDLGIGYLSLNRGRSTLSSGEQQRIALTAVLSSNLVNTLYILDEPSSGLHPADSQRVISILQQLRDLNNSLVIVEHDPEFIRASDHIIELGPGAGRVGGELVFQGSILEMQDATDSPTSRFLNSTHSNDFGSLSGKQASGSITLTGCTTNNLQNISVTFPLGQLCIVTGISGSGKSSLVEQTLFPSLIRALAEEPISDLGTVYESISGTDQIDEVILLDQSLIGQTPRSIPATYLNLFDEIRSIFAQTADARLRNLTAKDFSFNSKNGGRCPECKGTGFIEIDLQFLADLTMECQSCHGERYQRELLEIKYRKLSIADVLKMTVDEAFPFFRGQASLQKKLKQLKDVGLGYIPLGQPLPSLSGGECQRLKLAAYLTTSSRKRTLFLMNEPSRGLHPLDIQYLLNCFEYLLTAGHSLILIEHNLQLIRIADHIIDLGPAAGEQGGQIVATGTPTEVAQHPDSLTGAALQKLNSGF encoded by the coding sequence ATGACTGAACTCTCGCACGGCGAAGCAACACAGAGTCCTGAGACGCCTGCGATTCAGCTGCGCGGAGTTCGTGTCCATAATCTGAAAAACATCGACCTGGATCTGCCTCTGCAGCAACTGGTGACAGTTTGTGGCGTCAGTGGTTCAGGCAAAACCAGCCTCGCCTTTGACACCCTCTATGCGGAAGGGCAAAGACGCTACCTCGAAACCCTCTCTCCGGCAGCACGTCAATTCATTCACCAGTTGCCCAAGCCGGACGCAGACCGGATTACCCGAATCCCCCCCACGGTCGCTCTCAAACAGAATGCCGGTCGACGCGCTGCTACAGGTAAAACACTGGAACCGAACGTCGGCATTGAATCGGGGGTCCAGAATTACCTCCGCCTGCTGTTCAGCACCCTGGGAGAGGTCATCTGCTCAAACTGCCAGATCCCCGTCAAACCACAATCCCCAGAATCGGTCCTCACTTTCATACACAGCCTGCCTGAACAGACACGTTTCCAGATCTGCTTTCCCTTGGGATCTGTTTTTGATCGACCGACCGACAAACTACTGGCCGAACTGATTCAGCAGGGCCTGACGCGCGCGATCATTGATCACCAGTCCTGTAAGCTCGATGAAATGGGAAACAACAGCTCGATCACGAATAACTGCCTGATCGTACTCGATCGCCTCAGCACTCGTAAAGCAGATGATCAGCGTATCCTGGAAAGCCTGGAGCTGGCATTTACCGAATCTGCTGGTACAGCAACATTACTGGTAGAGCAGCCACCAGCAAGCCAACCGAAGGACACACCATTCCTCGTTGATGAACAGGAATGGTACCGCTGTGATTTCTTCTCCAGTCTCACCTGCACGCGATGCCAGGAGTCCTACCTGAAGCCAGAGCCACAGCTCTTTAATTTCTATAGCCAGATGGGTGCCTGCCCAGTCTGCCGGGGTACAGGCACTGATCCTCAGTCAGGCGAACTCTCCTGTCGTTCATGCCAGGGAAGTCGCCTTAACTCCACTGCTCGTGCCGTCCGGATAGCAGATTTGAACATTGATGAGTTGGGGGCACAAGCGATACCGCAGATCAATTCCTGGCTGAGTCACCTCGATTCAACACCCACGGCAACTTCGCTGGTCAGGGAGATCACTAATCGACTGCAGACATTGGAAGACCTGGGCATCGGCTACCTGTCCCTCAATCGCGGTCGTTCCACGCTTTCCAGCGGAGAGCAGCAACGAATCGCACTCACTGCCGTTCTCAGCTCGAACCTCGTCAACACACTTTATATTCTGGACGAACCCTCTTCGGGCCTGCATCCAGCTGACAGCCAGCGTGTGATTTCGATACTGCAGCAGTTACGAGACCTCAATAACAGCCTGGTTATCGTGGAACATGACCCGGAATTCATTCGTGCCTCAGACCACATTATCGAACTTGGCCCCGGTGCCGGTAGAGTTGGGGGAGAACTCGTTTTCCAGGGTTCAATTCTCGAAATGCAAGATGCGACTGACTCACCAACCAGCCGTTTTCTCAACTCAACTCATTCCAATGACTTTGGATCCCTATCCGGAAAACAAGCGAGTGGATCGATCACCCTCACAGGCTGCACAACAAACAATCTGCAGAACATTTCAGTTACTTTTCCGCTGGGGCAACTCTGTATCGTTACCGGTATCAGTGGAAGCGGTAAAAGCAGCCTGGTGGAACAGACTCTATTCCCCAGCCTCATCAGAGCATTAGCTGAAGAGCCCATATCAGACCTTGGAACAGTTTATGAGTCAATCTCCGGAACAGATCAGATCGACGAGGTTATTCTGCTGGATCAGTCACTGATCGGCCAGACTCCCCGCAGCATCCCCGCGACCTACCTGAATCTATTTGATGAAATCCGCAGTATCTTTGCCCAGACCGCTGACGCGAGACTGCGAAACCTGACAGCCAAAGACTTCAGCTTCAACAGTAAAAATGGCGGACGTTGTCCTGAATGCAAAGGAACCGGCTTCATCGAAATCGACCTGCAGTTCCTGGCAGATCTTACCATGGAGTGCCAGTCCTGCCACGGAGAACGCTATCAACGCGAACTTCTGGAGATAAAATATCGCAAACTGAGCATCGCAGATGTTCTGAAAATGACCGTCGATGAGGCATTCCCCTTTTTCCGGGGACAGGCGTCACTGCAGAAAAAACTAAAGCAACTCAAAGATGTGGGACTGGGGTATATCCCCCTGGGTCAGCCACTCCCATCCCTTTCCGGTGGAGAATGTCAGCGACTCAAACTGGCAGCTTACCTCACGACCAGCAGTCGGAAACGCACACTGTTCCTGATGAATGAACCAAGCCGAGGCCTGCATCCCCTGGATATACAATATCTGCTCAATTGCTTTGAATACCTGCTCACGGCGGGACACTCCCTGATTTTGATCGAACACAACCTGCAACTCATTCGGATTGCCGATCACATCATTGACCTGGGACCAGCCGCAGGAGAGCAGGGGGGCCAGATCGTAGCCACCGGCACACCCACCGAAGTGGCACAGCACCCCGACTCCCTCACGGGTGCAGCACTCCAGAAGCTGAACTCTGGTTTTTAG
- the rimI gene encoding ribosomal protein S18-alanine N-acetyltransferase, producing the protein MSLNQPPNQDLMVQIRWLIRRDMPEVLRIEEESFEYTWSEEYFLSCLRQRNCIGMVAEHNHQIVGFMIYELHKSMIQVLNFAVAPEFRQQGIGRQMVQRVIDKLSQQRRREIVLEVRETNLSAQLFFRKMDFRAVSVLRNYFEDAGEDAYVLQYRLQRTEQEFAPGLSPKNRITNYLDASDAA; encoded by the coding sequence ATGAGTCTCAATCAACCCCCCAATCAGGACTTAATGGTTCAAATTCGCTGGCTTATCCGCAGAGATATGCCAGAGGTTCTCCGTATCGAAGAAGAAAGCTTTGAGTACACCTGGTCTGAAGAGTACTTTCTCAGCTGTCTCCGCCAGCGGAACTGCATCGGGATGGTAGCCGAACATAATCATCAGATCGTTGGATTCATGATTTACGAACTGCATAAATCGATGATCCAGGTACTGAATTTCGCTGTTGCCCCGGAATTTCGGCAGCAGGGAATCGGTCGCCAGATGGTACAGCGGGTGATCGACAAGCTCTCGCAGCAACGACGTCGGGAAATCGTATTGGAAGTCCGTGAAACCAATCTTTCGGCCCAGCTGTTCTTCCGAAAAATGGATTTCCGCGCCGTTTCAGTGCTGCGGAATTATTTCGAAGACGCCGGGGAGGATGCTTATGTCCTCCAGTATCGCCTGCAGCGGACCGAACAGGAGTTTGCTCCTGGCCTATCCCCCAAGAACCGGATCACGAACTACTTGGACGCCTCCGACGCTGCCTGA